A section of the Scleropages formosus chromosome 16, fSclFor1.1, whole genome shotgun sequence genome encodes:
- the LOC108924379 gene encoding WW domain binding protein 1-like isoform X2 → MMRGVQWPMTISLQEAEATTAKMSAMPQDPDMETISKGVRYRGAGSQPAVSSPRYCPGVNNNGAYLCETGHCCGETGCCTYYYELWWFWLLWTVLILFSCCCAYRHRRAKLRVQQLQRQREINLMAYHGACSYPTSMLDLSFLASFKLPSYEEVAARPSTPPPPYSAVFALQGGAAQYARAGPSGMVSSHSSDNYTSCSCESCSASSPCSTSFSVQVTDETDTSNATTPSEAGDSRPPSAAAAPPAAPEGGAPADPSASPPPPVPADPLGATAGRDEEPAAGKAPEEEPAPPGAAQSPPKHALFSSNVDFFEPDGCASDAEGEGDDPDADESHFRHRRLTGDSGIEVCRCQVESEDEDGWQEAGGGGREEAEGKEEPGFLHDSVDCSARALCGPVPLLQRSAESAVAVETV, encoded by the exons ATGACCATCTCCCTGCAGGAGGCAGAAGCGACCACAGCCAAG ATGAGCGCCATGCCTCAGGATCCGGACATGGAGACCATCAGCAAG GGGGTGCGGTACCGTGGTGCGGGCAGCCAGCCGGCCGTCTCCAGCCCCAGGTACTGCCCCGGGGTGAACAACAACGGCGCCTACCTGTGCGAGACGGGGCACTGCTGCGGTGAGACGGGCTGCTGCACCTACTACTACGAACTGTGGT GGTTCTGGCTCCTGTGGACAGTGCTGATCCtgttcagctgctgctgtgcgTATCGACACCGGAGAGCCAAGCTGCGAGTCCAGCAGCTGCAGCGCCAGCGGGAGATCAACCTCATGGCGTACCACGGCGCCTGCAGTTACCCCACCTCCATGCTGGACCTCA GCTTCCTGGCCTCCTTCAAGCTGCCGTCCTACGAGGAGGTGGCGGCGCGGCCCAGCACCCCTCCCCCGCCGTACAGCGCCGTGTTCGCCCTGCAGGGCGGCGCCGCTCAGTACGCCCGCGCCGGCCCCAGCGGGATGGTGTCCTCCCACAGCTCGGACAACTACACGAGCTGCTCCTGCGAGTCCTGCTCCGCCTCGTCCCCCTGCAGCACCTCCTTCTCCGTCCAGGTCACCGACGAGACGGACACGAGCAACGCCACCACGCCCAGCGAGGCGGGAGACTCCCGGCCGCccagcgccgccgccgcgccccccgcCGCCCCCGAGGGCGGAGCCCCGGCCGACCCCTCCGCCTCCCCGCCGCCGCCCGTTCCCGCCGACCCCCTGGGCGCCACGGCGGGACGGGACGAGGAGCCGGCCGCCGGCAAGGCGCCCGAGGAGGAGCCGGCGCCCCCCGGGGCGGCGCAGTCCCCGCCCAAACACGCGCTCTTCTCTTCCAACGTGGATTTCTTCGAGCCGGACGGCTGCGCCTCCGACGCGGAGGGCGAGGGGGACGATCCGGACGCGGACGAGAGCCACTTCCGGCACCGGCGCCTGACGGGCGACTCAGGAATCGAGGTGTGTCGCTGCCAGGTGGAGAGCGAGGATGAGGACGGCTGGCAGGAGGCAGGGGGCGGCGGGCGGGAGGAGGCAGAAGGCAAGGAGGAGCCCGGCTTCCTCCACGACAGCGTCGACTGCTCCGCCCGCGCCCTTTGCGGCCCCGTCCCTCTCCTGCAGCGGAGCGCAGAGTCCGCCGTTGCCGTCGAGACGGTGTGA
- the LOC108924379 gene encoding WW domain binding protein 1-like isoform X1 — translation MDVTKCTRSCLDGRAQEMTISLQEAEATTAKMSAMPQDPDMETISKGVRYRGAGSQPAVSSPRYCPGVNNNGAYLCETGHCCGETGCCTYYYELWWFWLLWTVLILFSCCCAYRHRRAKLRVQQLQRQREINLMAYHGACSYPTSMLDLSFLASFKLPSYEEVAARPSTPPPPYSAVFALQGGAAQYARAGPSGMVSSHSSDNYTSCSCESCSASSPCSTSFSVQVTDETDTSNATTPSEAGDSRPPSAAAAPPAAPEGGAPADPSASPPPPVPADPLGATAGRDEEPAAGKAPEEEPAPPGAAQSPPKHALFSSNVDFFEPDGCASDAEGEGDDPDADESHFRHRRLTGDSGIEVCRCQVESEDEDGWQEAGGGGREEAEGKEEPGFLHDSVDCSARALCGPVPLLQRSAESAVAVETV, via the exons ATGACCATCTCCCTGCAGGAGGCAGAAGCGACCACAGCCAAG ATGAGCGCCATGCCTCAGGATCCGGACATGGAGACCATCAGCAAG GGGGTGCGGTACCGTGGTGCGGGCAGCCAGCCGGCCGTCTCCAGCCCCAGGTACTGCCCCGGGGTGAACAACAACGGCGCCTACCTGTGCGAGACGGGGCACTGCTGCGGTGAGACGGGCTGCTGCACCTACTACTACGAACTGTGGT GGTTCTGGCTCCTGTGGACAGTGCTGATCCtgttcagctgctgctgtgcgTATCGACACCGGAGAGCCAAGCTGCGAGTCCAGCAGCTGCAGCGCCAGCGGGAGATCAACCTCATGGCGTACCACGGCGCCTGCAGTTACCCCACCTCCATGCTGGACCTCA GCTTCCTGGCCTCCTTCAAGCTGCCGTCCTACGAGGAGGTGGCGGCGCGGCCCAGCACCCCTCCCCCGCCGTACAGCGCCGTGTTCGCCCTGCAGGGCGGCGCCGCTCAGTACGCCCGCGCCGGCCCCAGCGGGATGGTGTCCTCCCACAGCTCGGACAACTACACGAGCTGCTCCTGCGAGTCCTGCTCCGCCTCGTCCCCCTGCAGCACCTCCTTCTCCGTCCAGGTCACCGACGAGACGGACACGAGCAACGCCACCACGCCCAGCGAGGCGGGAGACTCCCGGCCGCccagcgccgccgccgcgccccccgcCGCCCCCGAGGGCGGAGCCCCGGCCGACCCCTCCGCCTCCCCGCCGCCGCCCGTTCCCGCCGACCCCCTGGGCGCCACGGCGGGACGGGACGAGGAGCCGGCCGCCGGCAAGGCGCCCGAGGAGGAGCCGGCGCCCCCCGGGGCGGCGCAGTCCCCGCCCAAACACGCGCTCTTCTCTTCCAACGTGGATTTCTTCGAGCCGGACGGCTGCGCCTCCGACGCGGAGGGCGAGGGGGACGATCCGGACGCGGACGAGAGCCACTTCCGGCACCGGCGCCTGACGGGCGACTCAGGAATCGAGGTGTGTCGCTGCCAGGTGGAGAGCGAGGATGAGGACGGCTGGCAGGAGGCAGGGGGCGGCGGGCGGGAGGAGGCAGAAGGCAAGGAGGAGCCCGGCTTCCTCCACGACAGCGTCGACTGCTCCGCCCGCGCCCTTTGCGGCCCCGTCCCTCTCCTGCAGCGGAGCGCAGAGTCCGCCGTTGCCGTCGAGACGGTGTGA